In Novipirellula artificiosorum, the genomic window CATCATGGATGCATCGATTCATCCGATGGTGATGGTGCACGGGATCCTGATTGGTTTAGGGATTGGTTTGTTTGGAGCGTTATTGCCTGCATGGCGAGCTGCAAAACTACTACCGACTCAGGCATTTCGTGAGCACTGATCCACGCTTCTTGGACGCCAGCTTGCCAATCGCAACCTAAATTTATGGGTGCATCAGCGGAACCTCTCCATCGGCAGGCGTCGTCAGCGACGGTTTGTCAGGAATCGTTCACCGCCTGATCTGTCGTCCATGTTCCAAAAAACCAGTGATGCAGCCGTGGCCAACAACGCCGTTCGCCCTTCCGAATTGATTGCCATCGTTGGACTTGGCTGTCGATTCCCCGGGGGCGCCAACAGTCCCGAACAATATTGGTCCCTGCTAAGCGAGGGGCGAAACGCGATCACGGAGACGCCAACGGATCGCTGGAATCTCGATAAATTCTATTCGCGCGGCACGACCAAGCCTGGCAAAACCAATAGCCGCTGGGGGGGTTATGTCGATGCGATCGATCATTTCGATCCTCAACTTTTCGGCATTTCCCCTCGTGAAGCCGCTGCGATGGATCCACAGCAACGGTTGTTGTTGGAAGTGGCTTGGCAAGCATTGGAGGATGCTGGAATGCCGGTTGAGGGTGTGAATGGCCACCCCGCTTCGGTCTTTATCGGCATCAGCAGTTTTGACTACTCCGTTGCATCTCTGAGCTTTGAAGATCGAACGGAACTGGGGCCGTACAGTAATACTGGAGGGTCCAGTAGCATTGCTGCAAATCGAATCAGCTATTGCTTTAATCTCCGTGGCCCCAGCGTTGCAGTTGATACCGCTTGCTCGTCATCCCTCGTCGCATTGCACATGGCATGCGAGAGTTTGCGTAGTGGGAAAGCCTCGTTCGCGTTAGCGGGTGGAGTCAATGCGTTGTTGTTGCCTGACTTTTACGTCGCATTTAGTCAGCTTGGTGTGCTATCACCCGACGGACGTTGCAAGACCTTTGATGCGCGTGCCAATGGTTACGTCCGTAGTGAAGGCGCCGGGATCGTTGTGCTGAAACCCTATAGCGCCGCACTTCGCGATGGTGATGATATTTACTGTGTCATTCGATCCTCGGCTCTCAATCAAGACGGACACACCGATGGGATGACGGTTCCGAGCCAGTCGGCACAGCAAGATTTGATGCGTCAAGCTTACGAGTCTGCCAATGTCGATCCTTCTCTGGTCAGTTACATCGAAGCGCACGGCACCGGAACACCAGTGGGTGATCCGATTGAGGCTGCAGCGATCGGCAACGTGATTGGCAAGGCAAGAGATGAGAGGCAGCCGTGCTATGTCGGTAGCGTCAAGACGAACATTGGACACCTCGAAGCGGGTGCAGGGATTGCCAGCGTGATCAAAGTCGCGTTGGCAATGCGCCATCAATTGATCCCGCGACACTTGAATTTCGAGTCGCTGAATCCGGCAATCCGGCTGGAAGAAAATGGGCTACGACTGCCAATCGAAAGTACCCCATGGAAATCGATCGCAGGACGACGCATCGCGGGGATCAATGGATTTGGGTACGGAGGTGCAAACGCTCATGTAGTGATCGAGGATGCCTCGCTGGCGGAAGTCAGCAAGGAGGATCTCGCAACGCCTCAGCGCAACGGGTCGACAGCCCACGATTCCGTCACGCGTTTCGGCGAAATCGGCTGGCCGTTACCGGTCTCGGCCCAGTCGAAGGATCAGCTCCCCCTCGTGGCGAACCAATGGGCCAATTGGCTAAGCCAACAGGGAAGCCCGCGAAGTGCCGCAGAGGTGATTGGATCGGCCAGTCAACAACGAAGCCATCTTCGCACCCGCCGAGTCGTTTTTGGCGATAGCCTCGAAACGATTGCGACGAAACTGCGCACCACCGACGCGGATGCATCCGAAACGAGCAGTCTGATTAGCGCGGCGGGACGTCAACATGGCATCTTGTTCGTGTGTTGTGGCCAGGGGCCTCAACACTGGCGAATGGGCAGACGGCTCTACAAAGCCGGGGGGACCTTTCAAACAACAATCGACCGATGCAATCGAGAATTCTCGAAACTCGCGTCGTGGTCGCTGATCACAGAACTGCTTCGCGACGAATCGGAATCGCGATTGCAAGAAACCTCGATTGCTCAGCCCGCATTGTTTGCGATCCAAGTCGCACTGGCAGCTCAATGGAAGGACTACGGCGTTGGTCCATCGGCTGTCGTGGGGCACAGTGTCGGCGAGATCGCTGCCGCCTACATCTCGGGGGCCTTATCGTTTGAAGACGCCTGTGCCGTCGCCGTCCATCGGGGCCGCACCATGGATCTCGCCAGTTCGCGGGGAGCGATGATCGCCGCAGGAATCACGGCGGATGAAGCACGTCAATTGATACGCGGACACGAGCATTCCCTGTCATTGGCGGCGATTAACGGGCCACAAAGTGTCACCATTTCCGGCGACGCCAATGCGGTAGAGCAAGTGGCAATGCGGGTGAAATCGCTCGGCGCATTCTGCCGACAACTCGCCGTCGAGTACGCGTTCCATAGCCCCCAGATGGATCCTGTCGAACGAGAGCTCAAGCGGTCGCTCCGTGGCATCACCGCCCTCGCACCGACCCTTCCCATGATTTCGACGGTCACGGGCAATCCAATCGCCGACGCTTTGACCGATGCAGACTATTGGTGGCAAAACGTTCGCAAGGGGGTATTGTTTTGCCCGGCAATGGAGATTGCTGCGCGACAAGGATTTGAAATCGCTATTGAACTGGGCCCCCATCCGGTTCTGTCCTACGCGATCAACGAGTCCTTCACAGAAGCCGGAAAGCCGATTCATGTGATTCCCTCGATGCATCGTGATGTCGACGATGTCGAGGCTTTCCGCGATGCCTTTGAGCGACTCTATCAGCTGAACGCTCCGATCGATTGGCAAGCCATCGCAGCAAAACCCAAGACTCGCATACGGCTGCCTCACTATCCAATGCAGCGTCAACGATTGTGGCAAGAATCGCATGAGTCCCAACGGACGAGACTCCAGCACGATTTCCATCCACTGCTTGGCACTCGCACGTCTGCGCCCGATCCTGTTTGGCAAAGTCAGCTGTCGACCAAGATTCATCCCTACCTTGGCGACCACATCGTTCAAGGCAATTGCTTGTATCCTGCGGCGGCGATGGTCGAAGCTGCCTTGAAGGTATCCCTGTCCGACGTGCACGCGACGACACAACCTTCGATGTGTGTCCGCTTGGAAGACATGCGTTTGCACCAACCCCTCGCCCTCGACAACGTTCGAACGTTTGATCTCTCGACAAGCTATCGAGCGGACCGTGAGCGCATCGAACTGCGAGTGAAGGAACAAGGCACCGACGATTGGCATCCTTTGGCAACCATCGGTGTCAGTTCCGACGATCGGCCGATTTCGAATCACTCTGACCAAGATGCGATCCAGAGCCTATGTACGGAGAGCGTATCCGAGGCGCGATGCTATGACTATTGCCAGCGTCTTGGTTTGAATTATGGCGAGGCCTTCCGAGGCTTCGTCAGCGGCTTTCGACAAGACCGCGAAGCCTGGTGCAAAATTCGGCTTCCGGATGATTTGCATGACGATGCATCCCAATACATCCTTCATCCGGCACTGCTGGACGCATGCTTCCATTCGATGATCATTGCCGACAGCCACTTTGACCATCGCCTGGATGACCTTTACTTGCCACATCGAATCGAGCGCATCCAATGCAGTCGTGATGCGTGCGGCTTGACCGAAGTTCACGTGCATACGCGAATCCGATCCAAGGATTCGTACGAAATGGTGGCGGACCTCGAATTGATCGATGCCTCGGGTTCGACCGTCATGTTGATAGAGGGTTTCGAGAGTCGCAACGCCGGCGGGTTGACATCGTCCGAAGCGACTACGGAATTCATGTACTGTTACCGCTGGGAAGCCGATCACCATCCTCCCACTCAAACCGACGTCGAACAACCGAAGGCCACACCGAAACGACGATGGTTGATCTTCGCCGATCGAGGTGGTCTCTCTAACCGATTAGTGGATCACCAACGGTCGCTGGGTCACGATGTGTTCGAGGTTCGACTGGGCGATCATTTCACGCAGGTATCCGCCACTTCGTTTCAAGTCTCCCCCAAGCAAGAGGCCGGTTGGGAGCAACTGCTCCGTGCGATCCCGGTTGAGTGGATCACCGATGTTGTCTTTGCCTGGGGTTTGGACCTACCCACCGATGCGACGACACCAGTCGCTCGCGATCTGCGGGCAACCGATCGACTTCACTCCACGCTGACGGCCGATCAAGTCGACCAGAGTACGACGATTTCATGTGAGGCCCCCTTGGCATTCGTGCAAGCGTGGCACCATCGTTTGGAGGACTCACGAGCCGAAGCAAACAAACCGGCACCTCGATTTTCGATCGTCACCGCCAAGGCGCAGTCCATCGATGAAAGAGCCGAGCGGATCCGCTATTGTCAAACACCGATGATTGGTTTGGGACGTGTGCTGATCAGCGAGTTTTCCGCCTTCCGTACGCGACTGATTGATCTTCCCGGTAGCGATTTGAACGATCAATGGGTGGCTCTCGCAGAGGAACTGGAGATTGACGACTCGGAAGACGAGGTGCTGTACCGCGAAGGGACGCGGCACGTCCGCCGGTTTGTCCCCCACAGCAGCATGCCATTGCCAACGCTGACGTTTCCGCCAACGCCGACGGTGGAGCCCGATTGCCGAACACGGAGGAGGAGTCGTTTGACGACAGGACGGACCAGCAGCATTGATGATCTGCGCTACGAGGTCTACTATCCAGGCGATCTTGCAGAGACCGAGGTTGTGATTGATATCCAAGCCTCTGGCCTAAACTTTAGCGACGTGATGAAAGCGTTGGCCCTGTACCCCGGGTTGCCGGAGGGTCCCGTGATGTTGGGAGCCGAGTGTTGCGGAAAGATTGTTCGTGTCGGTGATGCCGTTTCGGATTGGAAGGTGGGTGATCAGGTGATCGCCATCGCAAAAGGAAGTTTTGGCACGCATGCCGTTGTGGATCAATCGCTGATTGCCAGTCAGCCACGGACTTTGAACAGCCAACAAGCTGCCGCGATCCCGATCGCTTTCCTGACTGCGGATTACGCGCTGCATCAGTGCGCTCGACTGCGCGCCGGCGAGTCGGTGCTGATTCACTCCGCCAGCGGCGGCGTCGGACTTGCCGCGATCCAGCTGGCCCAACAAGCCGGACTGGTCATCCACGCCACCGCGGGCAGTGCACCGAAACGTGACTTCGTGCGTTCCTTAGGGATTGAATCGGTTTGGGATTCCCGAAGTTTGGCATTTGCAGACGACATCCGACGCCAAACCGACGGGGAAGGTGTCGACGCCATTTTGAATTCACTACCAGGTGAAGCGATCCGAAAAGGACTTCAGCTTTTGAAGACCGGCGGTCGATTCTTGGAAATTGGCAAACGTGATATCTATGGCGATCGGGCGATCGACTTGTCACCGTTTCGAAACAACTTGGCCCTATTTGCGATCGATCTCGACCAACTGTTCACGACCGACCCTCAACGAATGGGCGACAATTTGCGTCGGATCGCGTTACAGTTTGACCAGGGAACGCTGCAGCCATTGCCGTTGGAAACATTTGATGCCGATCACACGCGAGACGCGTTTCGCTACATGCAACAGGCCAAGCACATCGGCAAAGTCGTCGTCAGCTACCGTAGCGCACCGAGTGAAGTCTATCCCTGTCCGATTCGTGTCAAGAGTGACCGGCGAATGGAGATTGATCCGTGTCACAAAACGCCTGCGAATGCGGCCATCCGAGAGAATGCATCCCAACCTTCGAAAGGCATCAGCGAGTTTTTTCGGCAAGACAAAACATATTGGGTCGCCGGGGGACTCGGTGGCTTTGGTCTACAGATTGCTCGCTGGATGGCCCGCCGCGGTGCCGGCAACTTGGTCCTCAGCGGGCGCAGCACATCGCCCAGCGTTCAGGCCAGCAAAACCCTTGCGGAAATCGAGTCATGGGGCACTGCCGTAACGTTGATGCCCACCGACATCACGAAGACGCACGACGTCGCCAAGACGCTGGGGAGGATTCGAGACGAACTGCCACCGCTATGCGGAATCTACCACACCGCCATGGTACTGGAAGATCATTTGCTGGTTGATCTCGATCTGGATTCGTTGCAACGCGTTCTACGCCCCAAGGTGGTAGGTGGCTGGAATCTTCATGCCGCGACGTTGGATGAATCGCTGGTATCCGAACCGCTGGAACAGTTCGTCTTATTTTCTTCGCTATCGAGCGTCTTCGGACACGCCGGGCAAGCCAATTATGCCGCTGCGAACGCAGCGTTAGATGGACTGGCCTACCACCGCCGCTCGAAAGGCTTACCCGCGTTGGTCATCAATTGGGGGCACCTAGGCGAGGTTGGCTATTTGGCTCAACGTGAGGAACTCGGTGCGAGATTGGAACGACAGGGGGTGCTGAGCTTTTCGGTCGAAGAGGCAACAAGCTGCCTTGAAGATCTATTGCGTTCTCAGGCGACGCAGGCGAGTGTGCTGAAAATGGACTGGACGTTATGGCGCGGATTAGGGTTGACTCAACAGGTTTCGCCACGCTTTGCTCATCTGATCCGAGAAGATGCCACCGATCCGAACCAGACCTTTGACTTGGTGCAACTGCGAGCTGCAGACCCGCCGGAACAGCTCCGCCAAATCCAGCAGCTGTTGGTGACCAAGTTGATGTCCCTTTTGGGGTTACGCTGCGATCAACTCGATCCTTCGCGGTCGTTGTTGGAATTGGGACTCGATTCGTTAATGGCGGTCGAACTCCGTAACTGGATTGAAAAACAACTGCAAATGACAGTGCCCATTTCCGAACTGATGCGAGACGCGTCGATCAACGCAATCTCCAAAAAGACGGCTGAGCGTATCCGTACGCATTCGAGCGATGCGAACCCAGACGATCCGGCCAGCGCACCAGCGGATTCACTGTTTTCCGAAAAAGCGGATCAACTACTCGCATCGATTGATCACATGGATGACGGACAGGTGGAACGATTGCTGGCAGAACTTGCTGGGGCCACGAC contains:
- a CDS encoding type I polyketide synthase — translated: MFQKTSDAAVANNAVRPSELIAIVGLGCRFPGGANSPEQYWSLLSEGRNAITETPTDRWNLDKFYSRGTTKPGKTNSRWGGYVDAIDHFDPQLFGISPREAAAMDPQQRLLLEVAWQALEDAGMPVEGVNGHPASVFIGISSFDYSVASLSFEDRTELGPYSNTGGSSSIAANRISYCFNLRGPSVAVDTACSSSLVALHMACESLRSGKASFALAGGVNALLLPDFYVAFSQLGVLSPDGRCKTFDARANGYVRSEGAGIVVLKPYSAALRDGDDIYCVIRSSALNQDGHTDGMTVPSQSAQQDLMRQAYESANVDPSLVSYIEAHGTGTPVGDPIEAAAIGNVIGKARDERQPCYVGSVKTNIGHLEAGAGIASVIKVALAMRHQLIPRHLNFESLNPAIRLEENGLRLPIESTPWKSIAGRRIAGINGFGYGGANAHVVIEDASLAEVSKEDLATPQRNGSTAHDSVTRFGEIGWPLPVSAQSKDQLPLVANQWANWLSQQGSPRSAAEVIGSASQQRSHLRTRRVVFGDSLETIATKLRTTDADASETSSLISAAGRQHGILFVCCGQGPQHWRMGRRLYKAGGTFQTTIDRCNREFSKLASWSLITELLRDESESRLQETSIAQPALFAIQVALAAQWKDYGVGPSAVVGHSVGEIAAAYISGALSFEDACAVAVHRGRTMDLASSRGAMIAAGITADEARQLIRGHEHSLSLAAINGPQSVTISGDANAVEQVAMRVKSLGAFCRQLAVEYAFHSPQMDPVERELKRSLRGITALAPTLPMISTVTGNPIADALTDADYWWQNVRKGVLFCPAMEIAARQGFEIAIELGPHPVLSYAINESFTEAGKPIHVIPSMHRDVDDVEAFRDAFERLYQLNAPIDWQAIAAKPKTRIRLPHYPMQRQRLWQESHESQRTRLQHDFHPLLGTRTSAPDPVWQSQLSTKIHPYLGDHIVQGNCLYPAAAMVEAALKVSLSDVHATTQPSMCVRLEDMRLHQPLALDNVRTFDLSTSYRADRERIELRVKEQGTDDWHPLATIGVSSDDRPISNHSDQDAIQSLCTESVSEARCYDYCQRLGLNYGEAFRGFVSGFRQDREAWCKIRLPDDLHDDASQYILHPALLDACFHSMIIADSHFDHRLDDLYLPHRIERIQCSRDACGLTEVHVHTRIRSKDSYEMVADLELIDASGSTVMLIEGFESRNAGGLTSSEATTEFMYCYRWEADHHPPTQTDVEQPKATPKRRWLIFADRGGLSNRLVDHQRSLGHDVFEVRLGDHFTQVSATSFQVSPKQEAGWEQLLRAIPVEWITDVVFAWGLDLPTDATTPVARDLRATDRLHSTLTADQVDQSTTISCEAPLAFVQAWHHRLEDSRAEANKPAPRFSIVTAKAQSIDERAERIRYCQTPMIGLGRVLISEFSAFRTRLIDLPGSDLNDQWVALAEELEIDDSEDEVLYREGTRHVRRFVPHSSMPLPTLTFPPTPTVEPDCRTRRRSRLTTGRTSSIDDLRYEVYYPGDLAETEVVIDIQASGLNFSDVMKALALYPGLPEGPVMLGAECCGKIVRVGDAVSDWKVGDQVIAIAKGSFGTHAVVDQSLIASQPRTLNSQQAAAIPIAFLTADYALHQCARLRAGESVLIHSASGGVGLAAIQLAQQAGLVIHATAGSAPKRDFVRSLGIESVWDSRSLAFADDIRRQTDGEGVDAILNSLPGEAIRKGLQLLKTGGRFLEIGKRDIYGDRAIDLSPFRNNLALFAIDLDQLFTTDPQRMGDNLRRIALQFDQGTLQPLPLETFDADHTRDAFRYMQQAKHIGKVVVSYRSAPSEVYPCPIRVKSDRRMEIDPCHKTPANAAIRENASQPSKGISEFFRQDKTYWVAGGLGGFGLQIARWMARRGAGNLVLSGRSTSPSVQASKTLAEIESWGTAVTLMPTDITKTHDVAKTLGRIRDELPPLCGIYHTAMVLEDHLLVDLDLDSLQRVLRPKVVGGWNLHAATLDESLVSEPLEQFVLFSSLSSVFGHAGQANYAAANAALDGLAYHRRSKGLPALVINWGHLGEVGYLAQREELGARLERQGVLSFSVEEATSCLEDLLRSQATQASVLKMDWTLWRGLGLTQQVSPRFAHLIREDATDPNQTFDLVQLRAADPPEQLRQIQQLLVTKLMSLLGLRCDQLDPSRSLLELGLDSLMAVELRNWIEKQLQMTVPISELMRDASINAISKKTAERIRTHSSDANPDDPASAPADSLFSEKADQLLASIDHMDDGQVERLLAELAGATTPPEPAS